One region of Faecalibacter bovis genomic DNA includes:
- a CDS encoding DUF4268 domain-containing protein, translated as MYSKEEAFQKKKDFWVSYGGYMKLQMNAEGERINWINYKTGVKGIYFRTNVDRKFAEVMIQVDHPDPDFRQMIWEQLEEYEIVLQGYLGEDWIWTAQDFDDDGKEISTIKIRLENVSIFRDTDWPTIITFLKERMINLDEFWCDHKESFEIFK; from the coding sequence TTGTACTCAAAAGAAGAAGCTTTTCAGAAAAAAAAGGATTTTTGGGTTTCGTATGGTGGATATATGAAACTACAAATGAATGCAGAAGGAGAACGCATTAACTGGATTAATTATAAAACTGGTGTAAAAGGAATTTACTTTCGAACGAATGTAGATAGAAAATTTGCTGAAGTTATGATTCAAGTTGATCATCCGGATCCAGATTTTAGACAAATGATTTGGGAACAATTAGAAGAATACGAAATTGTTTTGCAAGGTTATCTTGGTGAAGATTGGATTTGGACTGCACAGGATTTTGACGATGATGGAAAAGAGATTTCTACCATTAAAATCAGACTAGAAAATGTGAGTATTTTTAGAGATACAGATTGGCCAACAATCATTACTTTCTTAAAAGAACGTATGATTAATTTGGATGAGTTTTGGTGTGATCACAAAGAAAGTTTCGAAATATTTAAATAA
- a CDS encoding PhnA domain-containing protein → MKLDTLLQERSGNQCELSGETENLKIYEVQPDATSNPDRIVLITEKCLAQIEKREELDAAFWEPILLSSMWSEVPGVQVLSWRMLNRFRNESWAADAIDMMYLDDEMLEYAKASGDHIGDGAVQLHKDCNGNILANGDTVTLTKDLDVKGSSLNAKIGTAVRNIRLVHDNHEQIEGKVEGQSIVILTKYVKKQA, encoded by the coding sequence ATGAAATTAGATACTCTTTTACAGGAACGAAGCGGAAATCAATGTGAATTAAGCGGAGAAACTGAAAATCTAAAAATTTACGAAGTCCAGCCAGATGCTACGAGCAATCCTGATCGTATCGTTTTAATCACAGAAAAATGTTTAGCACAAATTGAAAAAAGAGAAGAATTGGATGCTGCTTTTTGGGAGCCAATTTTATTATCTTCTATGTGGAGCGAAGTTCCAGGTGTACAAGTTTTATCTTGGCGAATGCTAAATCGTTTTCGTAATGAAAGCTGGGCTGCTGATGCGATAGATATGATGTATTTAGATGATGAAATGTTAGAATACGCAAAAGCTTCTGGTGATCATATTGGTGATGGAGCTGTACAATTACACAAAGATTGCAACGGAAATATTTTAGCGAATGGTGATACAGTTACATTAACGAAAGATTTAGATGTAAAAGGTTCGTCATTAAATGCTAAAATTGGAACTGCTGTTCGTAATATTCGTTTAGTACATGACAACCACGAACAAATTGAAGGAAAAGTTGAAGGACAATCTATTGTGATTTTAACTAAATATGTAAAAAAACAAGCATAA
- a CDS encoding MBL fold metallo-hydrolase — protein MPQIHTIDLNFQQEDHSIAAYLIETAQGPILIETGPMSTFDTLQKGIENLGFQLSDIENVLVTHIHFDHAGAAWKFAEHGATIFVHPIGVPHLHHPEKLWNSAAQIYGDDMNRLWGEMKPIPEDQLVGVADGNKIEFGDVVIDVLYTPGHAVHHNAYQIDDVIFTGDVAGVRIGKGPVVPPCPPPDINIKLWKESIEKIKSKNPTALYLTHFDRQENPIELLNDLELILHDWANYIKPFYDDQVPADTIVPLFMNYTKNQFKEKGLSDEEIQTYEYANPSWMSVNGLLRYWKLKEQGRI, from the coding sequence ATGCCACAAATACACACAATTGATTTAAATTTTCAGCAAGAGGATCATTCGATTGCTGCTTATTTAATAGAAACTGCTCAAGGTCCTATTTTGATTGAAACCGGTCCGATGTCAACTTTCGATACTTTACAAAAAGGGATTGAAAATCTTGGTTTTCAACTAAGTGATATTGAAAATGTTTTGGTTACACATATTCATTTTGATCATGCAGGTGCAGCTTGGAAATTTGCTGAACATGGCGCTACAATTTTTGTACATCCAATAGGTGTTCCACATTTACACCATCCTGAAAAGTTATGGAATTCTGCTGCTCAGATTTACGGAGATGATATGAATCGTTTGTGGGGAGAGATGAAACCTATTCCTGAAGATCAATTAGTTGGTGTTGCGGATGGAAATAAAATTGAGTTTGGCGATGTTGTGATCGATGTGTTGTATACGCCTGGTCATGCTGTGCATCATAACGCATATCAAATAGATGATGTAATTTTTACAGGCGATGTAGCAGGTGTTAGAATCGGTAAAGGTCCGGTGGTTCCACCTTGTCCTCCGCCAGATATTAATATTAAGCTTTGGAAAGAATCTATTGAAAAAATTAAGAGTAAAAATCCAACAGCATTGTATTTAACACATTTTGATCGCCAAGAAAATCCTATTGAATTATTGAATGATTTAGAATTGATACTACACGATTGGGCAAACTACATCAAACCATTTTATGATGATCAAGTTCCAGCGGATACAATAGTTCCACTTTTTATGAATTATACGAAAAATCAATTCAAAGAAAAAGGATTATCTGACGAAGAAATTCAAACTTATGAATATGCAAATCCAAGTTGGATGTCAGTTAACGGATTACTGCGTTATTGGAAATTAAAAGAACAAGGAAGAATTTAA
- a CDS encoding thioredoxin family protein translates to MKKYIQLFITTCLILFGVAVNAQYKVGDVATDFSLKNIDNKFVSLKDFKDAKGFIVIFTCNHCPYSKAYEDRIVALDKKYKKQGYPVIAINPNDPEVQPQDGFEEMKIRAKEKGFTFPYLLDEGQKIYPQYGATKTPHVFLLQKEKDKNIVKYIGAIDNNYEDANDVSERYVEDAVNALLGNKPIKVTSTVAIGCTIKVKK, encoded by the coding sequence ATGAAAAAGTATATTCAATTATTTATTACAACTTGTCTTATCTTGTTTGGTGTTGCAGTAAACGCGCAATACAAGGTTGGGGATGTGGCAACAGATTTTAGTCTGAAAAATATTGATAACAAATTTGTATCTCTGAAAGATTTTAAAGATGCAAAAGGTTTCATCGTAATTTTTACCTGTAATCATTGTCCTTATTCAAAAGCATACGAAGATAGAATCGTTGCATTAGACAAAAAATATAAAAAACAAGGTTATCCAGTAATTGCAATTAATCCGAATGATCCTGAAGTTCAGCCACAGGATGGTTTCGAAGAAATGAAAATTCGTGCCAAAGAAAAAGGATTTACTTTCCCTTATTTATTAGATGAAGGTCAAAAGATTTATCCTCAATATGGAGCAACAAAAACGCCACATGTATTTTTGCTACAAAAGGAAAAAGATAAAAATATTGTAAAATATATCGGTGCGATTGATAATAACTATGAGGACGCGAATGATGTATCGGAGCGTTATGTAGAAGATGCGGTTAATGCATTATTAGGAAATAAACCAATAAAAGTTACTTCGACTGTTGCAATTGGTTGTACAATTAAAGTGAAAAAGTAA
- a CDS encoding GH12 family glycosyl hydrolase domain-containing protein, giving the protein MKNILILTFLILSPILLQAQRIEKHNAGEIINWKEFEINNNKWGTYKIKKGTYDQTIYLENDQPGWKWKTPGKSYGVLGYPMIFLGTSAWNNLVNVNTENYFKNLNEIKTFEVKYDTKLIVNDKKYNLAFDFWLHNSPKVAFETIDTEVMIWEDYNKFNPFGKKQGKLTTSTGQYEVYAGKIFKKELNKGWNYIAFLRLNKRKSGKLNLMEFITYMKENNMIKNNHYLSSFEFGTEILTSTGEIKIVEYNVNIE; this is encoded by the coding sequence ATGAAAAATATACTTATTCTTACATTTTTAATCTTATCTCCTATTCTACTTCAGGCGCAAAGAATTGAAAAACATAATGCTGGAGAAATAATAAATTGGAAAGAATTTGAAATTAATAATAACAAATGGGGAACGTATAAAATTAAAAAAGGCACCTACGATCAAACCATTTATTTGGAAAATGATCAGCCTGGTTGGAAATGGAAAACTCCTGGAAAATCTTATGGCGTTTTGGGTTATCCGATGATATTTTTAGGAACTAGTGCATGGAACAATTTAGTAAATGTAAACACTGAGAATTATTTTAAAAATTTAAATGAGATTAAAACGTTTGAAGTTAAATATGATACTAAATTAATTGTTAATGATAAGAAATATAATCTAGCATTTGATTTTTGGCTTCACAATTCTCCAAAAGTTGCATTTGAAACTATTGACACCGAAGTAATGATTTGGGAAGATTACAATAAATTTAATCCCTTTGGAAAAAAACAAGGAAAACTTACAACTTCTACTGGTCAATACGAAGTATATGCTGGTAAAATCTTTAAAAAAGAATTGAATAAAGGTTGGAATTATATCGCATTCCTTCGCCTGAATAAACGTAAAAGCGGAAAGTTGAATTTAATGGAATTTATAACTTATATGAAGGAAAATAATATGATTAAAAACAATCATTATTTGTCTTCGTTTGAATTTGGAACTGAGATTTTAACCTCAACTGGCGAAATAAAAATAGTTGAGTATAACGTAAACATTGAATAA
- a CDS encoding zinc metalloprotease, with amino-acid sequence MKKLIFLLSAVLFFTACSEDDASVIDQPTDTVEDLARRGCATDEVFKEQLAADPSLAARMQQIDEFANNFDLSEARLVNGQIVIPVVVNVLYRTTAENISVTQIQSQIDVLNKDFNAQNSDFSSVPTIFSGVKANVGIRFELDQVRRKYVNRTSWGTTDLMKKSTGLTPLTPTTKLNLWVCTIGNGILGYAQFPGGSSSTDGVVVDSKYLGTTGTATYPFNLGRTATHEVGHWLNLRHIWGDATCGTDLVADTPTHNTANYGVPTYPHYSTCSGSPVEMTMNYMDYTDDRGMNMFTNGQKTRMLSLFAAGGARYSFAQ; translated from the coding sequence ATGAAGAAATTAATTTTTTTATTATCAGCTGTTTTGTTTTTTACAGCTTGTTCTGAAGACGATGCATCTGTGATCGATCAGCCAACAGATACAGTTGAAGATTTAGCTCGTCGTGGTTGTGCAACAGATGAAGTTTTTAAAGAACAATTAGCTGCCGATCCATCTTTAGCTGCTCGTATGCAACAAATAGATGAGTTTGCAAATAATTTTGATTTATCCGAAGCTCGATTAGTTAACGGTCAAATTGTAATTCCAGTTGTTGTTAATGTTTTATACAGAACGACTGCAGAAAATATTTCAGTTACACAAATTCAATCTCAAATAGATGTTTTAAATAAAGATTTTAATGCTCAGAATTCTGATTTTTCATCTGTCCCAACTATTTTCTCAGGAGTTAAAGCAAATGTCGGTATCCGATTTGAGTTAGATCAAGTACGACGTAAGTATGTAAATCGTACCTCTTGGGGAACAACAGATTTAATGAAGAAATCAACTGGTTTAACACCATTAACGCCAACTACAAAGCTGAATCTTTGGGTTTGTACCATTGGAAATGGAATCTTAGGTTATGCTCAATTTCCTGGAGGTTCTTCTTCAACTGATGGTGTAGTGGTAGATTCTAAATATTTAGGAACAACTGGTACTGCAACTTATCCATTCAATTTGGGTAGAACTGCAACGCACGAAGTTGGTCATTGGTTAAATTTACGTCACATTTGGGGTGATGCAACATGTGGAACTGATTTAGTAGCAGATACTCCAACTCATAATACTGCAAATTACGGAGTTCCAACTTATCCTCATTACAGTACTTGTTCAGGTTCGCCAGTCGAAATGACAATGAATTATATGGATTATACTGATGATCGTGGAATGAACATGTTTACAAACGGACAAAAAACTAGAATGTTATCATTGTTTGCCGCTGGTGGTGCAAGATACAGTTTTGCTCAATAA
- a CDS encoding PDDEXK family nuclease, whose protein sequence is MKVSKFNGELVDYNPKALKISLTKSGATKDEVEEVFELMSPQIYDGIKTQDLYNLAFESLKKYRSSYAARYSLKKALRDLGPEGYYFEKYIKRLMETVGFNAVNGQTVQGNAVTHEIDVVAQKDDVLFFCECKFRNDIDAKISVTTPMYFMSRMIDVRDKEYTYFNKTLQPTKGFLITNAYLTTDSIDWAEYYKIGMISWNYPDKMSLKYLIDNLAIYPITCLTSLTKDQQKVLMDAGCILVKDILLKEEYLKSLSLSNEFVDELVNEANELISIEIIECVIE, encoded by the coding sequence ATGAAAGTATCTAAATTCAATGGAGAATTAGTTGATTATAATCCTAAAGCCTTAAAAATTTCATTAACTAAATCCGGAGCTACCAAGGATGAAGTGGAAGAAGTGTTTGAATTAATGAGTCCACAAATTTACGATGGAATAAAAACACAAGATTTGTACAACTTAGCATTTGAAAGTTTAAAAAAATATAGAAGTTCGTATGCTGCTCGTTATAGTTTGAAAAAAGCGCTTCGCGATTTAGGTCCAGAAGGATATTATTTTGAAAAATACATCAAAAGATTAATGGAAACAGTCGGTTTTAATGCCGTTAATGGACAAACGGTTCAGGGAAATGCTGTTACGCACGAAATTGATGTAGTTGCACAGAAAGACGATGTTTTATTTTTTTGTGAATGTAAATTTAGAAATGATATTGACGCGAAAATCAGCGTAACGACACCAATGTATTTCATGTCGAGAATGATTGATGTGAGGGATAAAGAATATACCTACTTCAATAAAACGTTACAACCAACAAAAGGTTTTTTAATAACCAATGCGTACTTAACAACAGATTCTATCGATTGGGCCGAATATTATAAAATAGGTATGATTTCGTGGAATTATCCAGATAAAATGAGTTTAAAATATCTAATTGATAATCTTGCAATTTATCCAATTACTTGTTTAACATCTTTAACCAAAGATCAACAAAAAGTTTTAATGGATGCAGGATGCATTTTAGTAAAAGACATTTTACTGAAAGAAGAATATTTAAAATCGCTGAGTCTTTCTAATGAATTTGTAGATGAATTAGTAAATGAAGCAAACGAATTAATATCAATAGAAATAATAGAATGTGTTATTGAATAA
- a CDS encoding efflux RND transporter permease subunit translates to MKLAEISIKRPTLIIVLFTILTLGGLLSYSSLGYELIPKFDVNVVTVSTIYPGASPGEVENSVTKKIEDAVSSLENVKKVESKSYESLSIVMITLNSDADADYSLNDAQRKINQIISDLPEDVETPSLSKFSMSDLPIITAGVSSDKLNDKDLYDLLDKKIEPVLARVKGVAQVNLIGGQEREIQVRLDAKKLEGYGLSVPQVQQAILTSNLDFPTGNIKTRENSTIIRLSGKYKSVEELNGLVLTTNQGIQVRLSDVALVYDSQREVEKVARLNQEPSIIFQVVKQSDANAVEVSSLVQKATKDIEKQFKAEGVKIRIMNDTSIFTLNAANSVVFDLVLAIVLVAVVMLLFLHSIRNAFIVMVAIPASLIATFIGMELLGYTLNLMTLLGLSLVVGILVDDAIVVLENIYRHMEMGKSRIRASYDGAAEIGFTVTAITLVIVVVFLPIALSTGLVAGIIGQFCVTVVIATMLSLLSSFTIVPWLSSRFGKLEHLTGKNLFERFILWFEGVLNSFTNWVSDLLKWCLKNTFTKIASIVGAVALLIASFMLVPLGYVGTGFFPKIDKGEFLVQIELPKDASIEQTNQKTIQIERYLRDKPEIVDMITTVGQQSGGMGASQSTAYQAEIDVILTDKSEREDNSSIYAAKMKRELQDKFVGVKIKTVPVGLVGAERAPLLLTVTGTDYEAAAKFATQALDILKTIPGSSEPELTSEDGNPEITVSVDRDKMSALGLNLQTVGLTMQTAFSGNTDGKYRDGAYEYDINIQFDDFNRRSIEDVKNIIFVNNAGQQIKLSQFANVLQGSGPSLLERRDKTAAVSIESQVVGRAIGDVANEWMAEIEKLDKPAGVDYVWGGDMENQTEGFGTLGIALLAAIILVYLVMVALYDSFVYPFVVLFSIPLSLIGVFVILALTANSLNVFTILGMIMLIGLVCKNAILLVDFTNQRKEAGESTYNALLQANHARLRPILMTTIAMVFGMIPIALAKGAGAEMNNGLAWVIIGGLISSLFLTLIIVPVVYSIFDSLIKKFTKGEPIDYEAEMKADYDEVQIKEEWE, encoded by the coding sequence ATGAAATTAGCTGAAATATCGATCAAACGACCTACGCTGATTATCGTATTATTTACGATATTAACTTTAGGTGGTTTACTAAGTTATTCGAGTTTAGGGTATGAATTAATCCCAAAATTCGATGTTAACGTGGTAACGGTTTCTACAATCTACCCTGGAGCTTCTCCGGGTGAGGTAGAAAACTCGGTTACTAAAAAAATAGAGGACGCAGTTTCGTCCTTAGAAAATGTAAAAAAAGTAGAATCTAAATCGTATGAGAGTTTATCAATCGTTATGATTACGTTAAACTCTGACGCGGATGCTGATTATTCTTTGAATGACGCACAACGTAAAATTAATCAGATCATTTCCGATTTACCTGAAGATGTAGAAACACCTTCGTTAAGTAAATTCTCTATGTCTGATTTACCTATTATTACGGCGGGTGTTTCGTCTGATAAATTGAATGATAAGGATCTTTATGATTTATTAGATAAGAAAATAGAACCAGTTTTGGCGCGTGTAAAAGGTGTTGCACAAGTTAACTTAATTGGTGGACAAGAACGTGAAATTCAAGTTCGTTTAGATGCTAAAAAATTAGAAGGTTATGGTTTATCTGTGCCTCAGGTTCAGCAAGCAATCTTAACATCAAACTTAGATTTCCCTACAGGAAATATCAAAACAAGAGAAAATTCAACGATAATTCGTTTATCTGGAAAATACAAATCAGTAGAGGAATTAAATGGATTAGTTTTAACAACAAATCAAGGAATTCAGGTTCGTTTATCAGATGTTGCTTTAGTTTATGATTCTCAGCGAGAAGTAGAAAAAGTTGCTCGTCTGAATCAAGAACCATCAATTATTTTCCAGGTTGTAAAACAGTCTGATGCAAATGCGGTTGAGGTTTCTTCATTAGTACAAAAAGCAACGAAGGACATCGAAAAACAGTTCAAAGCAGAAGGTGTTAAGATTCGTATCATGAATGATACTTCTATCTTTACATTAAACGCAGCAAACTCTGTTGTATTCGATTTAGTTTTAGCTATTGTATTAGTTGCTGTTGTAATGTTATTATTCTTACACAGTATTCGTAATGCCTTTATTGTAATGGTTGCTATTCCGGCTTCGTTAATTGCGACATTTATCGGAATGGAATTATTAGGATATACGCTAAATTTAATGACTTTATTAGGATTATCTTTAGTTGTAGGTATTCTGGTGGATGATGCCATTGTTGTATTAGAAAATATTTACCGACACATGGAAATGGGAAAATCTCGTATTCGTGCGTCTTATGATGGTGCTGCCGAAATTGGATTTACTGTAACTGCCATTACTTTAGTTATTGTTGTTGTATTCTTACCAATTGCATTATCAACAGGATTAGTAGCTGGTATCATTGGTCAATTTTGTGTTACAGTTGTTATTGCTACGATGTTATCTTTATTATCATCGTTTACTATTGTACCATGGTTGTCATCTCGTTTTGGTAAATTAGAACATCTAACAGGAAAAAATTTATTTGAGCGATTTATTCTTTGGTTTGAAGGCGTATTAAATTCATTTACAAATTGGGTTTCTGATTTATTAAAATGGTGTTTAAAAAATACGTTCACAAAAATTGCCTCAATCGTTGGTGCAGTTGCGTTATTGATTGCCTCTTTTATGTTAGTTCCTCTTGGTTATGTCGGAACTGGATTTTTCCCTAAAATTGATAAAGGAGAATTTTTAGTTCAGATTGAATTACCCAAAGATGCTTCTATCGAGCAAACAAATCAAAAAACTATTCAGATTGAACGTTATTTACGTGATAAACCGGAAATTGTTGATATGATTACAACGGTTGGTCAACAATCTGGTGGAATGGGAGCTTCTCAATCAACTGCATACCAAGCTGAGATTGATGTTATTTTGACGGATAAATCGGAACGTGAAGATAATTCATCTATCTATGCAGCTAAAATGAAAAGGGAGTTACAGGATAAATTTGTAGGAGTTAAAATTAAAACTGTTCCAGTTGGTTTAGTAGGTGCTGAAAGAGCTCCGTTATTACTAACGGTTACTGGTACAGATTACGAAGCTGCTGCGAAATTTGCAACTCAAGCTTTAGATATTTTGAAAACGATCCCAGGTTCTTCTGAACCAGAATTAACTTCTGAAGATGGAAATCCTGAAATTACAGTTTCTGTAGATCGTGATAAAATGTCTGCTTTAGGATTAAACTTACAAACGGTTGGTCTTACGATGCAAACAGCTTTCTCAGGTAATACTGATGGTAAATATCGTGATGGAGCGTATGAATATGATATCAATATCCAATTTGATGATTTTAATCGTCGTTCAATTGAGGATGTTAAGAATATTATTTTTGTAAATAATGCAGGTCAGCAAATTAAATTAAGTCAATTTGCGAATGTACTTCAAGGTTCAGGTCCATCGTTATTAGAACGTCGTGATAAAACTGCTGCAGTTTCTATCGAATCGCAAGTAGTTGGACGTGCAATTGGTGATGTTGCAAATGAGTGGATGGCAGAAATTGAAAAACTGGATAAACCTGCTGGTGTCGATTACGTTTGGGGTGGAGATATGGAAAATCAAACGGAAGGATTTGGTACGTTAGGAATCGCGTTATTAGCTGCAATTATCTTAGTTTATTTGGTAATGGTTGCATTGTATGACTCATTCGTGTATCCATTCGTCGTATTATTTTCTATTCCATTATCGTTAATTGGTGTATTTGTAATCTTAGCCTTAACAGCGAATTCCTTAAACGTATTTACGATTCTGGGTATGATTATGTTAATCGGATTAGTGTGTAAAAATGCCATCTTACTTGTCGATTTTACAAATCAACGTAAAGAAGCTGGAGAATCTACTTACAATGCACTTTTACAAGCAAATCATGCGCGTTTACGTCCAATCTTAATGACTACTATCGCCATGGTTTTTGGTATGATTCCTATTGCATTAGCTAAAGGAGCTGGAGCGGAAATGAACAATGGTTTAGCATGGGTAATTATTGGTGGTTTAATTTCATCTTTATTCTTAACTTTAATTATTGTACCAGTTGTTTATTCTATATTTGATAGTTTAATTAAAAAGTTCACAAAAGGAGAACCAATCGATTATGAAGCTGAAATGAAAGCTGATTACGATGAAGTTCAGATCAAAGAAGAATGGGAGTAA
- a CDS encoding efflux RND transporter periplasmic adaptor subunit, producing the protein MKLVKTLLWIVAAIALLGGGYYIITKNKAKQDEEVAIVASKIEEITVNTAKLEYKDLSADFSVNGNFEPIQEMTFPSEMSGRIVRVLVDEGDYVRVGQTLATIKKDAIEIDMSQAQNNLQNAIIDNQRYENAYKTGGVTKQQVDHSRLQLKNARAAVEAQGVRVRDTNVKATIAGIVNKRYIEPGSVVNPGAQMFDIVNVSRLKLKVSVNESEIVNLRIGQNVKVTASVLPDDEFVGKITFIAPKADASLSFPVEIEVSNNNKLKAGMYGTAVFSTSEDPTVTKALPVIPAKAFVNGVSSNTVFVVENGVSKLTKVVSGRVVGDYVEILSGLKQSAEVVTAGQINLTDGEKVKVVK; encoded by the coding sequence ATGAAATTAGTTAAAACTTTACTTTGGATTGTAGCTGCAATTGCGCTATTAGGTGGTGGATATTACATCATTACAAAAAACAAAGCAAAACAAGATGAGGAAGTTGCAATTGTTGCTTCTAAAATTGAAGAAATTACTGTAAATACAGCAAAATTAGAATATAAAGATTTATCTGCTGATTTTTCTGTTAATGGTAACTTTGAGCCAATTCAGGAAATGACTTTTCCTTCAGAAATGTCGGGTAGAATTGTGCGTGTTTTAGTAGATGAAGGTGATTATGTACGCGTTGGTCAAACGTTAGCGACGATTAAAAAAGACGCAATCGAAATTGACATGTCACAAGCACAAAATAATTTACAAAATGCAATCATTGATAATCAACGATACGAAAATGCATATAAAACAGGTGGTGTTACAAAACAACAAGTAGATCATTCTCGTTTACAATTAAAGAATGCTCGTGCAGCTGTAGAAGCTCAAGGTGTTCGTGTTCGCGATACAAACGTAAAAGCTACAATTGCAGGAATTGTAAACAAGCGCTATATCGAGCCAGGATCTGTTGTAAATCCAGGTGCTCAGATGTTTGATATTGTAAATGTATCACGTTTAAAATTAAAAGTTTCAGTTAATGAATCTGAAATTGTAAACTTACGTATTGGTCAAAATGTAAAGGTTACAGCATCTGTATTACCTGATGATGAATTTGTAGGAAAAATTACATTTATTGCGCCAAAAGCAGACGCTTCTTTAAGTTTCCCAGTAGAAATTGAAGTTTCTAATAATAATAAGTTAAAAGCTGGTATGTACGGTACGGCAGTATTTTCTACGTCTGAAGATCCTACAGTTACTAAAGCATTACCAGTTATTCCAGCAAAAGCTTTCGTTAACGGAGTTTCATCAAATACAGTTTTTGTGGTAGAAAATGGAGTTTCCAAATTAACTAAAGTTGTTTCTGGTCGAGTAGTTGGTGATTATGTTGAAATTTTATCAGGTTTAAAACAAAGTGCTGAAGTTGTAACTGCTGGTCAAATTAACTTAACAGACGGAGAAAAAGTTAAAGTTGTAAAATAA
- a CDS encoding TlpA family protein disulfide reductase, producing the protein MNFLKIFSLLAILSFNQINAQDVKVIKYEELFEMVKQPTDQLIIVNFWATWCGPCVEEMPHFVEVDEQNKDNSKIKFLFVSMDRVKQLDKVKQFINDFKINAEVVLLDDNKRMNEWIPAIDKSWTGNIPVTVFYQNGEKVHFVGQEMSKSELEENIKVFKTSH; encoded by the coding sequence ATGAATTTTTTAAAAATATTCTCACTACTTGCCATTTTAAGTTTTAATCAAATCAATGCACAAGATGTAAAAGTGATTAAATATGAAGAGTTATTTGAGATGGTAAAACAACCTACAGATCAGTTAATTATTGTAAATTTCTGGGCGACTTGGTGCGGACCTTGCGTGGAAGAAATGCCACACTTTGTTGAAGTTGATGAACAAAATAAAGACAATTCAAAAATAAAATTTTTGTTTGTTTCTATGGATCGTGTCAAGCAATTAGATAAAGTAAAGCAGTTTATTAATGATTTTAAAATTAATGCTGAAGTTGTTTTATTAGATGATAACAAACGTATGAACGAATGGATTCCGGCAATTGATAAATCTTGGACAGGAAATATACCAGTAACAGTTTTTTACCAAAACGGAGAAAAAGTTCATTTCGTTGGTCAGGAAATGAGCAAATCTGAATTAGAAGAAAATATTAAAGTTTTTAAAACATCACATTAA